One segment of Streptomyces sp. NBC_01463 DNA contains the following:
- a CDS encoding transcriptional regulator: protein MEPNTLLEALIDEAGVSRAGLAAHVNQAGRTRGLCLRYEHTAVARWLKGQRPRGQVPDLLCDVLGQRLHRAVSLDDIGMAAHGGHMPAQGSSLTGFVERATALWRSDEQQRPHVVAAQAVTGTTAVMPVWEWENPPEDADVSRTGPHRVGTADIATLRAARAHYELMYRKAGGIATRSRIVGFLNAETAPLLRGGYSDAMGRQLHRATGGLVAVAGICAYDSDAHGLAQRYFHQALRLAKASGDRGLGGYVIALLVNQSLFLAEYRQSVAFAEAALRAAGRDITPALAADLHAMQAKAYAHLGDGPSALKSIRRAESEAGRIRPGREPDETGYVQPGLVDVQVAEALLGLGDLPAAREHAAAAVRTPAHDRGRVHRLAMLTTIELRQGEADRAAVTAAQMAEHARGMESQRLRDRLRTVREDLVASGSADAERAADIVDGALRVPL from the coding sequence ATGGAGCCGAACACTCTGCTAGAGGCTCTGATCGACGAGGCGGGTGTCTCCCGGGCCGGGCTCGCCGCACACGTCAACCAGGCCGGCCGCACCCGGGGGCTGTGCCTGCGCTACGAACACACCGCCGTCGCCCGCTGGCTGAAGGGCCAGCGGCCGCGCGGCCAGGTGCCCGACCTCCTCTGTGACGTGCTGGGACAGCGCCTGCACCGGGCCGTCTCGCTCGACGACATCGGCATGGCGGCGCACGGCGGCCACATGCCCGCGCAGGGCTCCTCGCTCACCGGATTCGTCGAGCGGGCCACCGCACTGTGGCGCTCCGACGAACAGCAGCGCCCCCATGTCGTCGCCGCCCAGGCCGTCACCGGGACCACCGCGGTGATGCCGGTCTGGGAGTGGGAGAACCCGCCGGAGGACGCCGATGTGTCCCGGACCGGCCCGCACCGCGTCGGTACGGCCGACATAGCGACGCTGCGGGCCGCCCGTGCCCACTACGAACTGATGTACCGCAAGGCGGGCGGAATCGCGACGCGTTCGCGCATCGTCGGCTTCCTCAACGCCGAGACGGCCCCGCTGCTGCGCGGCGGCTACAGCGATGCGATGGGGCGTCAGCTGCACCGGGCCACGGGCGGTCTGGTCGCGGTCGCCGGCATCTGCGCGTACGACTCCGACGCGCACGGGCTCGCCCAGCGCTACTTCCACCAGGCGCTGCGACTGGCCAAGGCGAGCGGCGACCGGGGGCTCGGCGGCTATGTGATCGCCCTGCTGGTCAACCAGTCGCTCTTCCTGGCCGAGTACCGGCAGTCCGTCGCCTTCGCCGAGGCGGCGCTGCGGGCCGCCGGCCGCGACATCACCCCCGCGCTGGCCGCCGACCTCCACGCGATGCAGGCCAAGGCGTACGCCCATCTCGGCGACGGCCCCAGCGCGCTGAAGTCGATCCGGCGGGCCGAGTCCGAGGCCGGCCGGATCCGGCCCGGCCGGGAGCCGGACGAGACGGGGTACGTGCAGCCGGGTCTGGTCGACGTCCAGGTGGCGGAGGCCCTGCTCGGCCTCGGGGACCTGCCGGCGGCCAGGGAACACGCCGCGGCCGCGGTCCGGACCCCCGCGCACGACCGGGGCCGGGTCCACCGGCTGGCGATGCTGACCACGATCGAGCTGCGGCAGGGCGAGGCCGACCGGGCCGCGGTCACCGCTGCCCAGATGGCGGAACACGCCAGGGGGATGGAGTCGCAACGGCTGCGCGACCGGCTGCGGACCGTGCGCGAGGACCTGGTCGCGAGCGGCAGCGCCGATGCGGAACGGGCCGCGGACATCGTCGACGGGGCGCTGCGCGTACCGCTGTGA
- a CDS encoding NUDIX domain-containing protein: MQWTNLNEQTVYENRWFRVNLADVVLPDGHHLDHFAIRLRPVAAATVVNAANEVLLLWRHRFITDSWGWELAAGVVEDGEGLAAAAAREMEEETGWRPGPLQPLLTLEPSNGLTDARHHFFWGEEARWTGHPSDDFESSRREWIPLKLVPDMVARGEVPAAGMAAGLMMLHHLRLG, translated from the coding sequence GTGCAGTGGACGAACCTGAACGAACAGACTGTGTACGAGAACCGCTGGTTCCGGGTCAACCTGGCGGATGTCGTACTCCCCGACGGCCACCACCTCGACCACTTCGCGATCCGGCTCCGGCCGGTGGCGGCGGCCACGGTCGTCAACGCGGCGAACGAGGTGCTGCTGCTCTGGCGGCACCGGTTCATCACGGACAGCTGGGGCTGGGAGCTCGCCGCGGGTGTGGTCGAGGACGGCGAGGGCCTGGCCGCGGCGGCGGCCCGGGAGATGGAGGAGGAGACCGGCTGGCGCCCCGGACCGCTCCAGCCGCTGCTCACCCTGGAGCCGTCGAACGGGCTCACCGACGCCCGGCACCACTTCTTCTGGGGCGAGGAGGCCCGCTGGACCGGCCACCCCAGCGACGACTTCGAGTCCTCGCGCCGCGAGTGGATACCGCTCAAACTGGTCCCCGACATGGTCGCCCGCGGTGAGGTCCCGGCCGCGGGGATGGCCGCCGGGCTGATGATGCTCCACCACTTACGGCTGGGCTGA
- a CDS encoding aromatic acid/H+ symport family MFS transporter — protein MSSSANSPHDRVTGTTTRRSRNVVIALCWGLVLIDGIDTFIYGSVLPKMLGSHSLGLTPDTAGTIGSYSNFGMLLGTILSGMASNWIGRRITVFTSVTIFTVATLGTGWSQSAGQFGLLRFVCGFGLGALLPIAISYGMEFTSRGRRALATGIIMTAHQAGGALAPLIALWLVDDHGWRSAFIVSAIPALILLPLAFKLLPESPTNLLTRGRRADAELLAADFGTELPEPKANSTDRLDALKNLFRGGQWSTTLCFWLTSFAGLLLVYGVGQWLPKIMIELGYDTGDSLLFSTFLNVGGICGMLIAGRTADRIGPRKVVIAWFTLTAVFVYLMGVEMSVGLLYAVVFFAGLLLFSGQTMVYATVGTHTNDEDRPTALGWVSGMGRFGAIFGPWIGGALLEAGNADIGFTMYACAALFGAVMMTLAAMTIKARSASTASKASMA, from the coding sequence ATGTCCTCCTCCGCCAACTCCCCGCACGACCGGGTGACCGGGACCACCACCCGCCGAAGCCGCAACGTCGTCATCGCCCTGTGCTGGGGGCTCGTCCTGATCGATGGCATCGACACGTTCATCTACGGCTCCGTGCTCCCGAAGATGCTCGGCAGCCACAGTCTCGGACTCACCCCCGACACCGCGGGCACGATCGGCAGCTACTCCAACTTCGGCATGCTGCTCGGAACGATCCTGTCGGGCATGGCGTCGAACTGGATCGGCCGCCGCATCACCGTCTTCACCAGCGTCACGATCTTCACCGTGGCCACCCTGGGCACCGGATGGTCGCAGTCCGCGGGCCAGTTCGGCCTCCTCCGCTTCGTGTGCGGATTCGGCCTCGGCGCCCTGCTGCCGATCGCCATCTCGTACGGCATGGAGTTCACCTCGCGCGGCCGCCGGGCGCTGGCCACCGGCATCATCATGACGGCGCACCAAGCCGGCGGCGCCCTTGCCCCCTTGATCGCGCTCTGGCTGGTCGACGACCACGGTTGGCGCTCGGCGTTCATCGTCTCCGCGATACCCGCCCTGATCCTGCTGCCGCTCGCCTTCAAGCTGCTGCCCGAGTCGCCCACCAACCTGCTCACCCGCGGCCGCCGAGCCGACGCCGAGCTGCTCGCCGCCGACTTCGGCACCGAGCTGCCCGAGCCGAAGGCGAACAGCACCGACAGGCTGGACGCTCTGAAGAACCTCTTCCGCGGCGGCCAGTGGTCCACCACCCTGTGCTTCTGGCTGACGTCGTTCGCGGGCCTGCTGCTGGTCTACGGCGTCGGCCAGTGGCTGCCCAAGATCATGATCGAGCTCGGCTACGACACCGGGGACTCGCTGCTCTTCTCGACGTTCCTGAACGTCGGCGGCATCTGCGGCATGCTCATCGCCGGCCGCACCGCCGACCGGATCGGTCCGCGCAAGGTCGTCATCGCCTGGTTCACCCTGACCGCCGTCTTCGTCTACCTCATGGGCGTCGAGATGTCGGTCGGCCTCCTGTACGCGGTGGTCTTCTTCGCCGGCCTGCTGCTCTTCTCCGGCCAGACGATGGTCTACGCGACCGTCGGCACCCACACCAACGATGAGGACCGGCCCACCGCCCTCGGCTGGGTCTCCGGCATGGGCCGCTTCGGCGCCATCTTCGGACCGTGGATCGGCGGCGCGCTACTCGAAGCCGGCAACGCCGACATCGGCTTCACCATGTACGCCTGCGCCGCACTCTTCGGCGCCGTCATGATGACCCTGGCCGCCATGACCATCAAGGCGCGCTCGGCTTCCACGGCCTCGAAGGCGTCCATGGCGTAG
- a CDS encoding VOC family protein produces the protein MTPPLGDIAHIGHAQLFTPDLDASVAFCTDFLGLTVNGQDGDTVYLRTFDDYEHHSLVLTAREQPGLGRLALRTSSEEALQRRVKAIEGAGGSGTWAEDEPGLGKLYVTTDPDGHEHALYWESEHYRAPDHLKPALKNQPQAKPNRGVGVRRLDHVNFLAADVLANAEFQQNVLGARPTEQIKLDTGRVAARWLTFTDKSYDVVYTEDWTGSAGRLHHIAFATDTREDILRAADLAIDSGVFIETGPHKHAIQQTFFLYVYEPGGNRIELCNPVSRLVFAPDWPLITWTEAERAKGQAWGLKTIQSFHTHGTPPL, from the coding sequence ATGACTCCGCCTCTCGGCGACATCGCCCACATCGGCCACGCCCAGCTGTTCACCCCCGACCTGGACGCCAGCGTCGCCTTCTGCACCGACTTCCTCGGACTCACCGTCAACGGCCAGGACGGCGACACGGTCTACTTGCGGACCTTCGACGACTACGAGCACCACAGCCTCGTCCTCACCGCCCGCGAACAGCCCGGCCTCGGCCGGCTCGCCCTGCGCACCTCCAGCGAGGAGGCCCTGCAGCGCCGGGTGAAGGCCATTGAGGGGGCGGGCGGCAGCGGCACCTGGGCCGAGGACGAACCCGGCCTCGGCAAGCTGTACGTCACCACCGACCCGGATGGCCACGAGCACGCCCTGTACTGGGAGAGCGAGCACTACCGCGCCCCCGACCACCTGAAACCAGCCCTGAAGAACCAGCCGCAGGCCAAGCCGAACCGGGGCGTGGGCGTCCGCCGCCTGGACCACGTCAACTTCCTGGCCGCCGACGTCCTCGCCAACGCCGAGTTCCAGCAGAACGTTCTCGGAGCCCGGCCCACCGAGCAGATCAAGCTCGACACCGGCCGGGTCGCGGCGCGCTGGCTGACCTTCACCGACAAGTCGTACGACGTCGTCTACACCGAGGACTGGACCGGGAGCGCGGGCCGCCTGCACCACATCGCCTTCGCGACCGACACGCGCGAGGACATCCTGCGCGCCGCCGACCTCGCCATCGACTCCGGCGTCTTCATCGAGACGGGCCCGCACAAGCACGCCATCCAGCAGACCTTCTTCCTCTACGTCTACGAGCCCGGCGGCAACCGCATCGAGCTGTGCAACCCGGTCTCCCGCCTGGTCTTCGCGCCCGACTGGCCGCTCATCACCTGGACGGAGGCGGAGCGCGCGAAGGGGCAGGCCTGGGGGCTGAAGACGATCCAGTCCTTCCACACGCACGGCACACCTCCCCTCTGA
- a CDS encoding 4-oxalomesaconate tautomerase has product MTGFAEVRCMLMRGGTSKGAYFLAADLPADPSVRDDLLVRVMGSPDPRQIDGLGGAHPLTSKVAVVCPSTDPEADVDYLFLQVAVDEPDVSDRQNCGNLLAGVGPFAVERGLVPADDGETSVRIRMVNSGDLATATFPTPGGRVDYTGDTKISGVPDTAAGVVIEFPPGKNELLPTGNPRDTVAGIEVTCVDNGMPTVLICAEALKVTGYEEPEDLEANQELSARLQEIRLSAGQLMKLGDVSATTVPKLTLLAPPRHGGAVTTRTFIPVRCHTSIGVLGAASVAAGLRITGSVAHGLADLTGRSEQHDRLRIEHPSGFTDIESSIDHASGSTPRARRTAVVRTARKIFDGTVFPRPALAPAPSSGGPR; this is encoded by the coding sequence ATGACCGGGTTCGCGGAAGTGCGCTGCATGCTGATGCGCGGCGGCACCTCCAAGGGCGCCTACTTCCTCGCCGCGGACCTGCCCGCCGACCCCTCCGTCCGCGACGACCTGCTGGTACGCGTCATGGGCAGCCCGGACCCGCGCCAGATCGACGGGCTCGGCGGGGCGCACCCGCTGACGAGCAAGGTCGCCGTGGTCTGCCCGTCCACCGACCCCGAGGCCGACGTCGACTACCTCTTCCTGCAAGTCGCCGTCGATGAGCCCGACGTATCGGACCGCCAGAACTGCGGCAACCTGCTCGCCGGGGTCGGCCCGTTCGCTGTCGAGCGCGGCCTGGTGCCCGCCGACGACGGCGAGACCTCCGTACGCATCCGCATGGTGAACTCCGGCGACCTGGCCACGGCCACCTTCCCGACGCCGGGCGGACGCGTCGACTACACGGGCGACACGAAGATCTCCGGCGTGCCCGACACAGCGGCCGGCGTGGTCATCGAGTTTCCCCCGGGCAAGAACGAGCTGCTACCCACGGGGAACCCGCGTGACACGGTCGCGGGTATCGAGGTCACCTGCGTCGACAACGGGATGCCGACGGTCCTCATCTGCGCCGAGGCCCTGAAGGTCACCGGTTACGAGGAACCGGAAGACCTGGAGGCGAACCAGGAACTGTCCGCTCGGCTCCAGGAAATCCGCCTCTCGGCGGGGCAGTTGATGAAACTCGGCGACGTATCGGCCACCACCGTGCCCAAGCTCACCCTCCTCGCACCGCCCCGGCACGGCGGCGCGGTCACCACCCGCACCTTCATCCCGGTCCGCTGCCACACCTCGATCGGCGTCCTCGGCGCGGCGAGCGTGGCCGCGGGGCTGCGGATCACAGGAAGCGTCGCGCACGGCCTCGCCGACCTCACCGGCCGTTCCGAGCAGCACGACCGGCTCCGCATCGAGCATCCCAGCGGATTCACGGACATCGAGAGCAGCATCGACCACGCATCCGGCAGCACGCCCCGCGCCCGTCGCACCGCCGTAGTGCGCACGGCCCGCAAGATCTTCGACGGCACCGTCTTCCCCCGTCCCGCCCTCGCGCCCGCGCCCTCTTCAGGAGGTCCCCGATGA
- a CDS encoding 4-carboxy-4-hydroxy-2-oxoadipate aldolase/oxaloacetate decarboxylase has product MPGVIVTDPPKAQAQDVEALAGYGTATVGEAMGRTGFLGTHLRPIQQDVRVAGTAVTVLCWPGDNLMIHAAVEQCGEGDILLVTTTSPCTDGLFGELFATALVRRGVRGVVMNTGIRDTAELRAMGFPAWSAAVSPQGTVKATGGSVNVPVVIGGQAIRPGDVIVADDDGVVVVPRQLARRTAEASAARERKEASARSAFQEGQLGLDRYGLRMTLQRLGVEYRTHEEHAGHPEGAS; this is encoded by the coding sequence ATGCCCGGCGTCATCGTCACCGACCCGCCCAAGGCGCAGGCGCAGGACGTCGAGGCGCTCGCCGGCTACGGCACCGCCACCGTCGGCGAGGCAATGGGCCGCACCGGCTTCCTCGGCACGCATCTGCGCCCGATCCAGCAGGACGTACGCGTGGCCGGCACCGCTGTCACCGTGCTGTGCTGGCCCGGCGACAACCTGATGATCCACGCGGCGGTCGAGCAGTGCGGCGAGGGCGACATCCTCCTCGTCACCACCACCTCTCCCTGCACGGACGGCCTGTTCGGGGAGCTGTTCGCCACGGCACTCGTACGGCGCGGCGTGCGTGGAGTCGTCATGAACACCGGCATCCGGGACACCGCCGAACTGCGCGCGATGGGGTTTCCCGCCTGGTCCGCCGCCGTCAGCCCGCAGGGCACGGTCAAGGCGACCGGCGGCAGTGTCAACGTGCCCGTCGTGATCGGCGGGCAGGCGATCCGCCCCGGTGACGTGATCGTCGCCGACGACGACGGAGTGGTGGTCGTTCCGCGTCAGCTTGCCCGGCGGACGGCCGAGGCGTCCGCAGCCCGCGAGCGGAAGGAGGCGAGTGCCCGCTCCGCCTTCCAGGAGGGCCAACTCGGCCTGGACCGCTACGGGCTGAGAATGACGCTGCAGCGGCTCGGAGTCGAGTACCGCACCCACGAGGAGCACGCGGGGCACCCGGAGGGCGCATCATGA
- a CDS encoding PIG-L family deacetylase has protein sequence MTHGNGAPAATPPRSTLVVTAHAGDFVWRAGGAIALAAARDEKVTIACLTFGERGESAKAWREGKKLDEIKAIRRDEAERAAAELGAEVRFFDAGDYPLVATAELTDQLVTVYRETQPDVVLTHPVEDPYNGDHPAANRMALEARVLAQAIGYPGEGEIIGAPPVFYFEPHQPEMSGFKPEVLLDITEVWDTKRRAMECLGAQQHLWEYYTDLAVRRGVQLRRNAGPNLGLAHRTMAEAYMRPYPQIAKELA, from the coding sequence ATGACCCACGGCAACGGCGCACCCGCCGCCACCCCGCCACGATCGACCCTCGTCGTCACCGCGCACGCCGGCGACTTCGTGTGGCGGGCCGGCGGAGCCATCGCCCTCGCCGCCGCCCGGGACGAGAAGGTCACGATCGCCTGCCTCACGTTCGGCGAGCGCGGCGAGTCCGCGAAGGCATGGCGCGAGGGCAAGAAGCTCGACGAGATCAAGGCGATACGCCGCGACGAGGCCGAGCGCGCCGCCGCCGAACTCGGCGCGGAGGTCCGTTTCTTCGACGCCGGTGACTACCCGCTGGTAGCCACCGCCGAGCTGACCGACCAGTTGGTGACCGTCTACCGCGAGACCCAGCCCGACGTCGTGCTGACGCACCCGGTCGAGGACCCGTACAACGGCGACCACCCCGCCGCCAACCGCATGGCCCTGGAAGCCCGCGTCCTCGCGCAGGCCATCGGCTACCCGGGCGAGGGCGAGATCATCGGCGCCCCACCCGTCTTCTACTTCGAACCGCACCAGCCGGAGATGAGCGGCTTCAAGCCCGAGGTCCTGCTCGACATCACCGAGGTGTGGGACACCAAGCGCCGCGCGATGGAGTGCCTGGGCGCCCAGCAGCACCTGTGGGAGTACTACACCGATCTCGCCGTCCGCCGCGGCGTCCAGCTCAGGCGGAACGCGGGGCCCAATCTCGGCCTCGCCCACAGGACCATGGCCGAGGCGTACATGCGTCCGTACCCGCAGATCGCCAAGGAGCTCGCCTGA
- a CDS encoding GntR family transcriptional regulator → MPEEARTGSGEQAKQYALERLRRAILQGDMAPAQRLVENELAEQYDVTRASIRAALLDLASEGLVERIRNRGSRVRVVTVEEAVEITECRMALEGLCAVKAAEAATDAQLDELADLGRALSKAVADGDPLSYSELNHDLHARIRDISGQHTAVGLLERLNAQLVRHRFQLALRRGRPQQSLSEHLAMIEAIRARDPQAAEEAVRAHLSSVIDALRAD, encoded by the coding sequence ATGCCGGAGGAAGCCCGTACAGGCTCCGGAGAGCAGGCCAAGCAGTACGCGTTGGAGCGGTTGCGGCGGGCGATCCTGCAGGGCGACATGGCACCGGCGCAGCGCCTGGTGGAGAACGAGCTCGCCGAGCAGTACGACGTCACCCGCGCGAGTATCCGGGCGGCACTGCTCGACCTCGCTTCCGAGGGACTGGTCGAGCGAATCCGCAACCGTGGATCGCGCGTGCGGGTGGTCACGGTCGAGGAGGCCGTGGAGATCACGGAATGCCGGATGGCTCTCGAAGGGCTGTGTGCCGTCAAGGCCGCCGAGGCCGCGACCGACGCACAGCTCGACGAGCTGGCCGACCTCGGCAGGGCTTTGTCGAAAGCGGTCGCCGACGGCGATCCGCTCTCCTACTCCGAGCTCAACCACGACCTGCACGCCCGGATCCGGGACATCTCCGGCCAGCACACGGCCGTCGGTCTCCTGGAACGCCTCAACGCCCAACTGGTACGCCACCGCTTCCAGCTGGCGCTGCGCCGAGGCCGCCCCCAGCAGTCCCTGAGTGAGCACCTGGCCATGATCGAAGCGATCAGGGCCAGGGACCCGCAAGCGGCCGAAGAGGCCGTTCGCGCCCACCTCAGCAGCGTGATCGACGCCCTGCGCGCCGACTGA
- a CDS encoding 3-hydroxybutyryl-CoA dehydrogenase, protein MADIARVGVVGCGQMGAGIAEVCARSGLDVKVAETTGEALEIGRTRLHNSLSKAAERGKITAEERDETLARLSFTTDLGEFADRDLVIEAVVENEQVKTEIFQVLDQVVTRQDAILASNTSSIPLVKLAVATSRPDQVIGIHFFNPAPVQKLVELIPALTTSEETVKRAEAVVQDILGKHPIRAQDRSGFVVNALLIPYLLSAIRMFESGIASREDIDNGMEMGCAHPMGPLKLADLIGLDTVASVADSMYAEYKQPLYAAPPLLQRMVDAGRLGRKTGSGFYPYV, encoded by the coding sequence ATGGCCGACATTGCACGCGTCGGGGTGGTGGGCTGTGGCCAGATGGGCGCAGGCATCGCGGAGGTGTGCGCCCGCAGCGGCCTCGACGTCAAGGTGGCAGAGACCACCGGCGAGGCGCTGGAGATCGGCCGCACCCGGCTCCACAACTCCCTCTCCAAGGCTGCGGAACGCGGCAAGATCACCGCGGAGGAGCGCGACGAGACCCTGGCCCGGCTCAGCTTCACCACGGACCTCGGCGAGTTCGCGGACCGCGATCTCGTCATCGAGGCCGTCGTGGAGAACGAGCAGGTCAAGACCGAGATCTTCCAGGTCCTGGACCAGGTGGTGACCCGGCAGGACGCGATCCTCGCCTCGAACACCTCCTCGATCCCGCTGGTGAAGCTGGCCGTCGCGACCTCGCGTCCGGACCAGGTCATCGGCATCCACTTCTTCAACCCGGCCCCGGTGCAGAAGCTCGTCGAGCTGATCCCGGCGCTGACCACCTCGGAGGAGACGGTCAAGCGTGCCGAGGCCGTGGTGCAGGACATACTGGGCAAGCACCCGATCCGCGCGCAGGACCGCTCCGGCTTCGTCGTCAACGCGCTCCTGATCCCGTACCTGCTCTCCGCGATCCGGATGTTCGAGTCGGGCATCGCCAGCCGCGAGGACATCGACAACGGCATGGAGATGGGCTGCGCCCACCCGATGGGCCCGCTCAAGCTCGCCGACCTGATCGGCCTGGACACCGTCGCCTCGGTGGCCGACTCGATGTACGCGGAGTACAAGCAGCCCCTGTACGCCGCTCCCCCGCTGCTCCAGCGCATGGTCGACGCGGGCCGGCTCGGCCGCAAGACCGGTTCGGGCTTCTACCCGTACGTCTGA
- a CDS encoding family 10 glycosylhydrolase — MRHMERRKFVTGAAGTVAGVIAPAAVAGDAAAVPRGRGPGRPGAPRDALRRELRGMWVATVENLDWPAEPGLSAAAQRAGLTAFLDEAVDRRLNAVVLQVRPSADALWPSPHEPWAACLTGVQGRDPGWDPLGTAVQEAHARGLELHAWFNPYRVANHTDLSRLSAAHPARLHPAWVLPYGGKLYYNPGLPEVRAFVQDAMLDAVRRYDIDAVHWDDYFYPYPVAGQSFADGPAYAKYGAGFPDKAAWRRDNTDKLVREMSGRIKALKPGVRFGISPFGVWRNASTDPLGSRTEAGVQTYDDLHADTRGWIKKGWIDYICPQLYWNIGFAPADYAELVPWWGEVVRGTGVDLFIGEALYKAGDPAQPAAWQDPAELSRHVDLAAGHDQARGHVYFSGNSVVRDRIGAMDRVVADHYQARARPPR; from the coding sequence ATGCGGCACATGGAGCGAAGGAAGTTCGTGACGGGGGCGGCGGGGACGGTCGCGGGGGTGATCGCCCCGGCCGCCGTGGCCGGTGACGCCGCCGCGGTCCCGCGCGGCCGCGGTCCGGGCCGGCCGGGGGCACCCCGCGACGCGCTCCGGCGCGAGCTCCGGGGGATGTGGGTGGCCACGGTCGAGAACCTCGACTGGCCCGCGGAGCCGGGGCTGTCCGCCGCCGCCCAGCGGGCCGGGCTGACCGCCTTCCTCGACGAGGCCGTCGACCGGCGGCTGAACGCCGTGGTCCTCCAGGTCCGCCCCTCGGCGGACGCGCTGTGGCCCTCACCGCACGAGCCGTGGGCCGCCTGCCTCACCGGCGTCCAGGGCAGGGACCCCGGGTGGGACCCGCTGGGCACGGCCGTCCAGGAGGCTCACGCCCGCGGTCTCGAACTGCACGCCTGGTTCAATCCGTACCGGGTCGCCAACCACACCGACCTCTCCCGGCTGTCCGCCGCCCATCCCGCCCGGCTGCACCCGGCGTGGGTGCTGCCGTACGGCGGGAAGCTCTACTACAACCCGGGGCTGCCCGAGGTCCGTGCCTTCGTCCAGGACGCGATGCTCGACGCGGTCCGCCGCTACGACATCGACGCCGTGCACTGGGACGACTACTTCTATCCGTACCCGGTGGCCGGACAGTCCTTCGCCGACGGACCCGCGTACGCGAAGTACGGTGCGGGCTTCCCCGACAAGGCCGCCTGGCGGCGTGACAACACCGACAAGCTCGTACGGGAGATGTCCGGACGGATCAAGGCGCTCAAGCCGGGGGTCCGGTTCGGCATCAGTCCGTTCGGCGTCTGGCGCAACGCCTCCACCGATCCGCTCGGCTCACGGACCGAGGCGGGGGTGCAGACCTACGACGACCTGCACGCGGACACCCGTGGCTGGATCAAGAAGGGATGGATCGACTACATCTGTCCCCAGCTCTACTGGAACATCGGCTTCGCTCCCGCCGACTACGCGGAGCTGGTGCCCTGGTGGGGCGAGGTGGTCAGGGGCACCGGCGTGGACCTCTTCATCGGCGAGGCCCTCTACAAGGCCGGCGACCCCGCCCAGCCCGCGGCCTGGCAGGACCCGGCCGAGCTGTCGCGGCACGTCGACCTGGCCGCCGGTCACGACCAGGCCCGCGGCCATGTCTACTTCTCCGGGAACAGCGTGGTCAGGGACCGGATCGGGGCGATGGACCGGGTGGTGGCCGACCACTACCAGGCCCGGGCCCGTCCGCCCCGCTGA
- a CDS encoding DUF1918 domain-containing protein, protein MEAHTGDRLLTHGRTVGQHDRVAEILEVLGDGGAPPYRVRFEDGHEHLIAPGPDSVVQHTGRSRDPGTQVR, encoded by the coding sequence ATGGAGGCACACACGGGCGACCGGCTGCTGACGCACGGCAGGACCGTGGGGCAGCACGACCGGGTCGCCGAGATCCTCGAAGTGCTCGGGGACGGGGGCGCTCCCCCGTACCGCGTCCGCTTCGAGGACGGACACGAGCATCTGATCGCCCCCGGCCCCGACAGCGTCGTCCAGCACACCGGGCGGAGCCGGGACCCGGGCACGCAGGTGCGCTGA